The Kwoniella mangroviensis CBS 8507 chromosome 1 map unlocalized Ctg02, whole genome shotgun sequence genome window below encodes:
- a CDS encoding tubulin gamma chain, with protein sequence MGRELISLQAGQAGNQIGAQFWQKLCAEHGITPQGNLEEWAADGSQGDRKDVFFYQADDEHYIPRAILIDLEPRVINNILTSPFKGLYNPENIYVSKDGGGAGNNWAQGYSAGERLYDDLIEMIDREADGSDSLEGFMLLHSIAGGTGSGLGSYLLERLSDRFPKKLIQTYSVFPESSDVVVQPYNSLLAMKRLVNNADSVVVLDNAALTRIAADRLHIQDPSFVQTNQLVSTVMAASTTTLRYPSYMNNDLVGIISSLIPAPRCHFLMTSYTPFTGDEIDHAKSTRKTTTLDVMRRLLQPKNRMVSTISTKSSAYISCLNIISGDVDPTDVHKSLLRIRERQLANFIPWGPASIQVALTRRRGGPAGASNRVSGVMMANHTSINSLFKRMIHQYDMLRKRNAFLEQYKKEEIFANGLDEFDDARRVVAELQEEYVAAESPDYIDYGGE encoded by the exons ATGGGTAGAGAGCTCATATCGCTTCAG GCCGGTCAAGCTGGTaatcaga TCGGCGCacaa TTCTGGCAAAAACTCTGTGCCGAGCATGGTATAACACCGCAAGGGAATCTCGAAGAATGGGCTGCGGATGGGAGTCAAGGTGATAGGAAAGATGTGTTCTTCTATCAGGCGGATGACGAACATTATATACCTAGAGCTATATTGATAGATCTGGAACCTAGA GTAATAAACAATATCCTCACCTCACCGTTCAAAGGTCTATACAACCCTGAGAACATCTACGTATCGAAAGATGGCGGAGGAGCGGGAAACAATTGGGCTCAAGGGTATAGTGCAGGGGAGAGGTTGTACGATGATTTGATAGAGATGATAGATAGAGAAGCGGACGGAAGTGATAgcttggag GGATTTATGCTTCTCCACTCGATAGCGGGCGGTACAGGTTCAGGTCTAGGGTCGTACCTCCTCGAGCGACTCTCTGACCGATTCCCTAAGAAACTCATCCAGACGTATTCGGTGTTTCCCGAATCTTCAGACGTAGTGGTTCAACCGTACAACTCCCTCTTGGCGATGAAGAGGCTGGTGAATAACGCGGATAGCGTGGTAGTTCTGGACAATGCAGCTTTGACGAGGATAGCGGCGGATCGATTGCATATACAAGATCCGAGCTTCGTGCAGACCAATCAGTTG GTATCCACCGTAATGGCTGCTTCCACAACCACGCTTCGATATCCCTCATACATGAACAACGATCTCGTCGGGATTATCTCCAGTCTAATACCCGCCCCTAGATGCCATTTCTTGATGACATCGTACACACCATTTACAGGTGATGAGATAGATCAT GCCAAATCAACTCGTAAGACCACCACTCTGGATGTGATGCGCCGACTGCTCCAACCGAAGAATCGAATGGTCTCAACTATCTCTACCAAGTCTTCCGCCTACATCTCATgtctcaacatcatctcgGGAGACGTCGATCCTACAGATGTGCACAAATCGCTGCTGAGAATTAGGGAAAGGCAATTGGCCAATTTCATTCCATGGGGTCCGGCCAGTATACAAGTCGCCTTGACTAGACGAAGAGGTGGTCCAGCGGGGGCAAGTAACAGAGTCAGTGGAGTGATGATGGCTAATCATACAAGTATAAATTCT CTATTCAAAAGGATGATACATCAATATGATATGTTGCGTAAACGAAATGCGTTCTTGGAGCAATATAAAAAAGAGGAGATCTTTGCGAATGGCCTGGATGAGTTTGATGATGCTAGACGAGTAGTGGCGGAACTGCAAGA GGAATACGTCGCGGCTGAAAGTCCTGATTATATCGATTATGGTGGAGAATAG